One genomic region from Listeria monocytogenes encodes:
- a CDS encoding DeoR/GlpR family DNA-binding transcription regulator, translating to MLSTAKERQLKIVNRLKVEQFMRIIDLVEFVNYSEATVKRDLVELEKEGLVRRTRGGAMIIDNKKIDLPYLMKMNERSNETSKIRIADIAKSLIRDDMVIFLDSSSTSLHLIDVLSKFDGLQIITNGVMTASMLSEFTNARVSILGGSILTKRYTVNGAKAYNDALTYNADIAFVSCRGIDYDKGATETHEGEALIKQAFRRQSSSLVLLVTEEKVGHKFMHQSLACHDIDYLITDFKLDPDVEEQFKTHQITCLY from the coding sequence ACGGCAACTAAAAATCGTTAATCGGCTAAAAGTGGAACAATTTATGCGGATTATTGATTTAGTGGAGTTTGTCAACTACAGCGAAGCCACTGTCAAACGGGATTTAGTAGAATTAGAAAAAGAAGGACTTGTGAGACGAACAAGAGGCGGCGCAATGATTATCGATAATAAAAAAATCGATTTGCCTTATTTAATGAAAATGAATGAGAGAAGTAATGAAACGAGTAAAATAAGAATTGCCGATATTGCAAAATCACTTATTCGCGATGATATGGTGATTTTCTTAGACTCGAGCTCAACCTCACTGCATTTAATCGACGTTTTAAGTAAATTTGATGGCCTGCAAATTATTACAAACGGCGTCATGACAGCTTCGATGCTGTCAGAATTTACAAATGCAAGAGTTAGTATTTTAGGGGGCTCGATTTTAACGAAGCGATATACGGTGAACGGCGCAAAAGCATATAATGATGCCTTAACTTATAATGCGGATATTGCTTTTGTTTCATGTCGCGGGATTGACTATGACAAAGGTGCAACGGAAACACATGAAGGTGAAGCGCTCATCAAACAAGCTTTCAGGCGCCAATCAAGTTCGCTCGTTTTACTTGTTACAGAAGAAAAAGTAGGACACAAGTTTATGCACCAAAGCTTAGCATGTCATGATATTGACTATTTAATTACGGATTTCAAACTGGACCCCGATGTAGAGGAACAGTTCAAAACCCATCAAATCACTTGTTTGTA